The Deltaproteobacteria bacterium sequence ATTGCCGGGGCTACCGGGAAATACCGCCCGGATGATAACCTGTCCCTCACCCTGACCTTCCAGGACGGCTCCGTCGGGAATATCATCTATACTGCCAAAGGGCCGAAGTCTTTTTCTCGGGAACGCTTTGAGGTGTTCTGCGAAGACTCGGCGGCGGTAATTGAAGATTTTCGCCGGGCCTTGTTGGTCCAGGGCGGGCGGACCCGGCACCTCAAGAAATTCTCCATGGATCTGGGCTATACCGGCGAACTGAAGTTTTTTTTAACCGCTGACGGCGCTCACCCTGATCACCGCCAGCTATTTAACAGTTATGTAGCTTCGACCCGGGCCACCATGAAGGCCAAAGAGTCTTTCCTGAGCGGCCGGATAATAGAATTTTAGGGACCACTCGTTTCTGAACCGGATACTTTTTTATCCCCGTATTTTTCGCTAATAATCCCTGGTGTCCTGAAAAATCTCTTCCTGGCCGCCGGGTACAATCAAAAAGCTCCGCTCTTGCAGATCGGTTTTGCCAAGCATAAGCCCAGAAAATCGTTAACTCAGCCCAGCCGAACGGCTTAAAACTTCCCGACTACCCGATTTTATTCCGCACAGTAACCCGGATTTAAGAACAACCCATGCTTAAAGTCTTCAATCTTCCCGTCTCCAAATGGAAATTGTTGCTTCTGGCCGGTGATCTGGTGATTTTCTGGGTCTCGGCGCTGCTGGGCTTGCTGTTCAATCCCATGCTGAATGAGGCCCCCTGGAGTTTCCTGCTCGAGCACCGGATTCCCTTACTGGGAATATGTCTGACCTATCTGACGGTGCTCTACATCGGCAATCTTTATGATCACTGCCAGGATTTTCGCCTCTGGAGCAATATCACTGGGATTATGGTTTGGTCTCTGATCGGGACGGTCTTGGTTATCATTCTGTTCTACTTCCCTTTCTCACCCTTTATCGGCCGCCACTGGATGGTCCGGCAGGCCGTGTTTTTTGCGCTCTTGCTGGTGCTATGGCGCTATGCTTTCTCCGCGGTGGCCCTGCCCCAGCGCCTGCAGCAGAAGGTTCTTATCGTCGGCGCTGGCAAGGCCGGCAGCCAGATTCTGGAGGCCCTTCGACGGCGGCACAACAGCGGCTTGGCGGTAATCGGGTACGTGGACGACGATCCCCAAAAACAAGGCACCAAACATCAGGGCCTGCCGGTGTTGGGCAATTCCAGCCAGCTGTCCGAGATAGTGGGCCAGTATAAGGTCAATCTGGTGGTATTGGCCATCACCCATGGAAAGTCCCGGGCCTTGACCAATGCCCTGACCCGCCTGTGCCTGAACGGCGCTCAATTGATCGATATGCCCAGCCTCTATGAATTTTTAACCGGGAAAGTCCCCATCGATCACATTTCCGACCTCTGGCTGCTCTCCAAGGCAATGCATAATCATAAATTTTACTACCGCCAGGCCAAGCGCCTGTTGGATCTGGGGATGGCCCTCCTGGGACTGGCGTTAACCTGGCCGCTGTTCGGGATCATCGCTCTGGCCATCCGATTGGACAGTGCCGGGACGGTGTTCTATCGCCAGGAGCGCCTGGGGCAGGACAGCCGGCCTTTCGAGATTATCAAATTCAGGACCATGGTCCAGAATGCCGAAAAATATGGCCCGCAATGGGCCAGTAGTGCTGATCCCCGCATCACCCGGGTGGGCCGCATTCTCAGGAAGCTGCGCTTGGATGAATTGCCCCAGTTGATCAATATCCTCAAAGGGGAGATGAGCCTTATCGGCCCCCGGCCGGAGCGAGAGGTATTTGTCCGCCAGTTTCAGCAACCGTTAATGAAAGGCCGTAATGAAGGCCCCTCCGCCGCCCCGGGGAGCTGCACCAACCGGTATGAATATACTGAGCAGATTCCGTTCTACAATTATCGGCTGATGGTCAAACCGGGGATCACCGGTTGGGCCCAGGTGATGTATCCCTATTCTTCCTCCCTGGAGCAGACCAGGGAAAAACTGCAATATGATCTCTATTACATCAAAAATATGGGATTTTCCCTGGACCTGGCCATTCTCTTGAAGACGGTGCGGATTGTGCTCTGCGGTCGGGGAATGTGAGGTTGACCGGAAAGAGAGACTATCTCAGGCCGGATTAGACAAATAGGTTATAACCGGAGATCTACCAAGTTTCCAGATTACCCCCCGACTTGTGATAACTGATCGGGAACGACTTCCAAAACTCACAACTCAAGACTAACCGAGGTGAACGCATGTCGCAGACTGAATATCTAACCTCCTATAAGGGCAAAACCGTCCTGGTCACCGGCGGGGCCGGGGCCATCGGCAGCAATCTGGTCCGGGCCTTGGGCGACCTGGGGGCCAAACTGGTCCTGGTCCTGGACGATCTATCTTCGGCAGCGCGATGGAATGTCCCCTCCCTCCCTAATGTGCTGTTTATCGAGGGCAGCATCCTCGATGAGGTGGAGCTGAAGCGGGTGTTCTTCGAAGGCCCGGAGATCGTCTTTCATTTGGCCGCCCTGTTTGCCAACCAGAACTCCATCGACCACCCGGAGACCGATCTTTTGGTCAATGGCCTGGGAACCCTGAAAATGCTGCAATATTCTCAGCTCTCCGGGGTCCGGCGTTTTATCTACGCCTCCTCGGGCTGCTCGATCTATGGCTCGAGCGCGCCCTTGCCGCTGACCGAGGAGTTCATGTCTCTGCACCTCAGTTCGCCCTACCAGATCACCAAGATGCTGGGGGAGTTATACTGCAACTTTTTCCATCATCACTATGAGCT is a genomic window containing:
- a CDS encoding NAD-dependent epimerase/dehydratase family protein, coding for MSQTEYLTSYKGKTVLVTGGAGAIGSNLVRALGDLGAKLVLVLDDLSSAARWNVPSLPNVLFIEGSILDEVELKRVFFEGPEIVFHLAALFANQNSIDHPETDLLVNGLGTLKMLQYSQLSGVRRFIYASSGCSIYGSSAPLPLTEEFMSLHLSSPYQITKMLGELYCNFFHHHYELPVVKARFFNSYGPGEVPGQYRNVIPNFIYWALQGQPLPITGSGEETRDFTFVGDIVDGLLRAGYFEAAIGQEFNLASGKETRIIDLAQMINVQIGNGAGITFTERRKWDTKPRLLASVDRAQQLIGYQPQTTFEAGLQQTIAWFQQNWDQIAAAARFGPGISSAVRPL
- a CDS encoding sugar transferase, which translates into the protein MLKVFNLPVSKWKLLLLAGDLVIFWVSALLGLLFNPMLNEAPWSFLLEHRIPLLGICLTYLTVLYIGNLYDHCQDFRLWSNITGIMVWSLIGTVLVIILFYFPFSPFIGRHWMVRQAVFFALLLVLWRYAFSAVALPQRLQQKVLIVGAGKAGSQILEALRRRHNSGLAVIGYVDDDPQKQGTKHQGLPVLGNSSQLSEIVGQYKVNLVVLAITHGKSRALTNALTRLCLNGAQLIDMPSLYEFLTGKVPIDHISDLWLLSKAMHNHKFYYRQAKRLLDLGMALLGLALTWPLFGIIALAIRLDSAGTVFYRQERLGQDSRPFEIIKFRTMVQNAEKYGPQWASSADPRITRVGRILRKLRLDELPQLINILKGEMSLIGPRPEREVFVRQFQQPLMKGRNEGPSAAPGSCTNRYEYTEQIPFYNYRLMVKPGITGWAQVMYPYSSSLEQTREKLQYDLYYIKNMGFSLDLAILLKTVRIVLCGRGM